TTGCTATCGAGAATTGTGAACACTTTTAGGCCTTTGGATTCAGCTAATGATGAAGAGCCTCAACAATAAGGCCCATTTGCATTTATTATTAGGTATTATTTTGTTGGACTTGTTATTAGTGTGACTTGGAAACTTGGTTGGTGGAGTGTGCAGCGTATAATGCCTATGGTGGTGGCTGTGACTCCCATAAATAATGATATTATCATGGAATGTTCGCACAGAGGCCCATTTTTTGTATCTGGTTTTTAGCCCTCTATGCTTGTCCTTCGCCTTTGTTGGATCAACACATGAATATTATGGTATTTTAGATTAGTCTAATAGTCCACTCAAACAAATATCAGAATTTGAACACTATCTTTTATATGTAGTAATTTATAAGTTATTGgccaataataaatttttaaataaaattttaatttgggatagattaattattaatttatcgggttgaaaaatatcgtggacaattaaaaaaaatataatattgtattagtttgatttttttaaagataaaatattattttgatctcAACATTTGGAGTAAATTCTGTTTTAGTTTCTAACATTATAATCGtcctatttttatttcaaaacatttaaaataacaTTAATATTATTCCATCATCAAATTTTCATTAACAATTAACAGAATTAATGTAATGTtaataacttttttgttaaagtTATGTTTATCCAACCTCCTTTTTTTACTTTTATCCTTTTAACAAGTCTAATTCTCATTCtcctattttattcttcttttttattttacattattaagttctccaagagaaattaaaaaaaaagagtaaaaaatagaatttaaacaaACATAGTTTAATAAGAATATTATTAAtagtatattaattttattaagtattaataaaaaatttaataataaaataatatcaatattattttaaacgttttaaaataaaaataaaataattaaaatattaaaaattaaaataatcatgcCAAATATTgagactaaaataatattttatttttctttaattgaattCAATCCAATTGATAAGCGTGTAAATAAGACcagaaacaaaattataaaaatataaatatctctATTAATATATATCGTGataaatatgatatttattttatttataaaaatctaGTAGATCTATCTATATCTTGCATTTTGGAAGATCTCCATATaacacaaatattattattatacattaTAAGAGTAATATGTCAAATTGACTCTTCACATGGAAAAAAAGAATCATCAAATTAGAAACCAATTTGTTTTATACTAATTTGTCTGTACAAAAATGGTTCAAGACTATTTTGATACGTTTTTAtcgtaaattttagaaggttaaaattaataatatttttataattttttgaatgTTTAAGAATGTTTTAgataattttgtaatattttaaaatattttaaaaaattttaaaatattctaaaaaattttaaaaaaaatttggatggTCATAGAGGATTATAAAAAAGTGTGGATGTCTATAAAAATATGAAGAGTAGTATAGaataatctaaaaatatttagaaaaatgtgataggatagatatttgtagtgAAAGTTCTGGATGCTCAATCtagaccgttgattagatttaattctAACCATCCATTGAAGAGGTGAATGACTATAAATAAGGGTAAAAGTTAGAGCTTGTGTGTGTGAGTTATTTGTAACAAAtacttgagtaataaagtgttctttctaCTAAAACTTTATTTCTCTTGTAttctcttgtgttcttaactttcttgcaagtattgagggttaggctgattTGGTCTTAACTCAAGGAGTTGAGTAAGTCTGAGTGCCGGTACGGTAgcattggagtgtgtccaaggccgtgacaatttGGCATCAGAGCAATATTGGAGAGAGAGAGCACAAGTGGTTTATAGGTATGACTTCTAGTGTAACAatggagcatgttgagtctcaaagGAGAGTGGATGCTATTCCTTCTCAATAGGGAGGTAAGAAGACccgttcttcaagtgagcctTGAGGTAAGGGCTCTAACTTTTTAGAAAAGAGAGTTTTTACATTGGAGAATATTCTATCTACTATGGATAAGCACTTCCAAAAGATAGAACACAACAAGGAGAATCTCTAGCACTACAACAAATTCGGGCtaaagcaaccctttaaaaacgtTGCCTATAATAAGGAAAAATGTTGCCTTTGATCAAAGGCAACACTTTCCGACAAAACGCAACGCTTTTTGGGGGGTTGGCTATACGGCCGTTACCTTTGGTCTAAGGCAACGCTTTTGTGTATCAAAGGGAACCCTTTTTATGGCAACCTTCAAAAAGCGTTGCATTTTCTACAAAAAAAGCAACCCCTCATAAGGGTTGCCTTAGAGGACCCAAACACAACGCTTTAGACAAGACTTTATGACAACACTTTTTACGAGTTGTATTTTCTAATACataaagcaacacttgtccagGTTTTTTTAAATTGCCTTCTTCgtatacctaaagcaacacttatccaaaaatttttttaagttgcctTTTTCATAGACCTAAAACAACACTTACCTAAGTTTATATGCAGTTGTCTTTTTCTAATACCGAAAGCAACACCTTATTGAGTTTTTGTTagattctctttttttatatctAAAGCAATATATTTTTTTACCTTTGTTAATGACAATTGAAGGATATATAGCACacactaataatatttaaatatttaaattcaatttattcaaTATAGGGAGAATAggctaataatatatattgcatGTATATAGAAAGGTGTTCCAAGTACCAATGAACATATTTGCTGCATTACCaagtcaaataaaaatttaacataagCAAATAAAATACATGTTTTTCTCATGATGAActtgaacaaaaaaaatagttCATTTGAAACCAAAAGGACTTTGTGCTTCACTGTTGTGCCAAGAATCGCCTTTATCTCTTCAGAAAACCTCATCCAACTATAAGCAAGTTGTAGCCAAATCTAAACGGACAAAAAAAATATAGTCAAAACATCAGCTTAACAATAACAAGTATACTCAAGTGTtacaataatttagcacacatatACCTAATCATGATTCGGTATATGAGTCAATAGAGATTGGTCCAGattcttaaaatattaacatGTTTAAGAAAAATATGAATACATTTATTAAATATCCCTCTAATAAGGAAACTAAGAAATCCTCGAAGATTATAGGATATAAAATAGAGGATTTCCATCTATTTTGTACTGGGGTGTAAATTGTTTATAGTTTAGTGGGAAGGCTCCATGTATGTGATTTGTCTAATAGTTTAATGGATGGCAGTTCACAGCCGCTTGTTTACAGTGTCACCACAAATGGATGCCTCAGTAAcataaaagaaatcaaaagaaaactCTTAGGAGAGACAATCACTGTTGAAGAGCCAAGAAATGGTTAAGTTCTCCAATCTATATACTTTGTGTACACAAACATCCACTATAGTACGAAACTTATTTTTACCTTTTCAAAAACTATGGCCATAAAGATCTACTGAGCTATAATTCTAAAATTTCTCCAACCGTTCAGTTTTGGTTTTTCTCCTTATCCTATTCAGTAATCAGTACTATGTATGTAAGTATGTTAAATGAAAGTAGTAAATTTTAGACAAACCTCGAGTTCAAATGGCATTGATGGCCCTCCGTTACAGTTCTTGGGGTTCAACCTGGGCAACAATGACTCCAGAAAAGCTTGCCCTCCTTTACTAGTAAATATCAACAGAGGCAGAAGTTTGGCTTTAGTCCACTCAAATAACTTTATCCATGAAATGATGACAGTGATGTAACCATAATGTATTAATTTGGAATTAAGACATTACCGATTATATTCAAATATAAGTACACAATCTTTCATTGCTATTGCTTGAAGGGAGCCCAGATTTAGAAGTATCATATGCTCATAAACCTAATTCAAGACAAAGAAGctgaaaattaattgatataaaagGCAAGTTCTATAAGGCTACCATCCTTGATTATTTGATAAAAGCAGACAATGCAGCAAAGCCATGTAAACTTTACAAATTATAACATCATGGAGGACAGAGCACTCCGTGACATCTTCATGAAACTTGAATGGTTGCATAAACATACACCACGAAGTATTACTAAATAGTGAGGATGCAAACAAAAGAAACTATACCAGCAAAGAGGGTACCAAATTCGTCGAAAACAAAGATGGATCCACACTTCGAATGTCCCGAGGATGAAGACCTGAACCATCATTAAAGAAAACAAAGCgatcacaaataaataaaaataaaataatatcctaAGGAGATATTGGTACAAAGCCTTTCTTTGACTCTTCAAAtccaaaaacagaataaaatgcAAGTGAAAAGTTCCATCAAGAAGAGgactaaataaaaaagaattaattagCAAAATTAgatcaccaaaactttctttcaGTAGTATCCTAAGGAGGTTTAGTACTCCTAAGTATAACAATTAAACCTTGTCCCTCCGAATTATAAACCTTGTTTGACAACGCTATAAACTAAATCTCTTTCAAGGTTCATTCAATTTCGTTTAGAATTATTCGTCTAATTCTCAGATTTTGgtaaggaaaaaaattaaattaaaaaaaactaaaactcaaataaaattatagtaaataaataaagttgaggagaaataaaaagtaatagaGTAGAGAATTCTAAACTTTTAAATGAAGAAAATTATTAAAGAACTTGTTCAAACATAAAATGGTGTCTCAACAAAATAGTTTCCTCAGCATAACATGATACTTTCAAGCACAACATGATAGCTAACTCAAATAAATACAGAGTTTTATAAACTTATTTTCTAACATCTATAAAGGTAAAGTACTcccttaaacaaaaaataaataaaaataatgaattcaATTTTTTGCTCGACTCTAGAAACATAACAATAAGAAAATGATACTATGGCATCTAAATTATATTCCTTTCAATGAGTCAAGCATACAATTACATAACCCTACTGAGCCTCAAATCTCATGGTCTTCACACATAAAAGTATACAGAAAATTTGTCAATCAACTCCCAAAATTATatgaatgcaaaataaaaaatgcagAACATATAATCAAGAGTGTATCCAATTGAGACAAGAGCATTAACTaggttctgatttttttttaagtaCTCTATTGCAGTAATAAATAATGGTAATAGTCtaatagaacaataaaaataatgtaAATCAATGCTGATTATGATTTTTATCCAAATAATAATTTAGATGAAGCGTGAGAATATCCTATCAAAACAAGACAAGATAGAAtggattttatattttaattaccatAAGAATATGAACGCCTGTGTAAAGAAACTTCAAAATTATTCTGACATTCTGTGCTATTTAATCCTAAATATTCTCTCTGATTAGCAATTCTTTGTGTGTTGCCATATACAGCAAGATTGTTTACAATGTTTGCGAAGGCTTTTAGCATCTCAGTTCAATAATCTCTATATCactctatattattatttttatttgctctTATATATAAATAACAAACTTTTATAcacaacaataataatctgtagaacAGCAAAATCACAAACCAGCAAATCAGAGACCAGAAAAATaatttactaataaaaaattataatctaaCTAAACTGTAATGAATTAATTCAAAGAACATCAAAATCAGTTTTCTCAAATACCTGGAAACGGAGGAACAGAGGAAGAACAAGGAGAAGAGAAGGGAGAGGGGTTTCTCGCGATTGAGGACCGCGCCGTCACCGTACGTGGAGGAGTACACCGCGATTGAGCACTGTTGTCACCGTTAGGAAGGAGAGAAAGTGTCTGTGAGTTGTTGCAGTGGCTATGTTAGGGCTTGTGGAGAGCACCGCACCATCGCCGGTCGAGGATAGCAGCGCGCCGTCATCATACGTGGAGGAGTGCACCGGCAATTGAACGTTTCTGACCTGCTGTCGCCGTTAGGAAGGGGAGAAAGGGTACGGTGGGTGCGTCCGTTGCAGGGGAGAAAGGCTTAGGGCTCGTGTCTGTGTGTTGGTGAAATGAACCTCTGAAGCAcatttatatttttgtgtttaagttattttttattgaaaaaataattggtgggaatataattaaaaaaattttttttatttttaacaaaaattaattttaggcaactttttttaaatgttatttgtttaattttttgacaACTCTTATAAaatgttgtatttttatttaaaaatgttgtcttaaagtttttattttgtaacattttGTAAATGTTGTTTTGGATATCAAAGACAATTCTTTTTATGGATagttaaaaattttgttatttttgccTTACTCAAAAGCAATTCGTAAAAAATGTTGTCTTTGCCTATTTAAGACAACTTTTGTTAAATGTTGCTTCGAATAAGGGTTACCTTAGGCCAAAAATGTTGTAGTGTAGATTCGTGTGTTGGGAGAACTAAATGCTTTTAAAGAAATCATGGTCCAAATATAAGAGAAGTTTGAGAATTATTTGAAACTATTTGAGAAGGTTTGAGTTTGATTTGAGGAGGCGAGATCTCCGACCAACTATTATAAGGGAGACGACAATGATTAATCTCCCAAAGTcaaaggagttcaagggcgtGAGGGACGCTCGAGAGGTGGAGAACTTATGGAAAATTGAGAGGTACTTCGAAGGTCAATGGGTGGTTGAAGAAGCAATAAATGTACGCATTGCACTTCTCTACttttctgataatgctactttgtggtggagaAAAAAATGAGTAGACATAAAAAATGGTACTTGTAACATAACCACATGAGAAGATTTTAAAAGAAAGTTAAAAAGATAATTCTTCCCTTAAAATGTGGTCTATGAAGTAAGaaagaagttgagggagttgaaaCACAAGAGTATGATTAGCAACTACATAAAAAAGTTCACTATTCTCACGCTTCAAATTTTcaacttagcatcagaggatgcaatgttcttcttcattgatggactccaaaCTTGGCCAAAGCAAGAAttacaaagaaaaaatattaaggaTGTCGATGAAGCCATTTTGATGGCCAAATCACTCACTGAGTATCATCGAGGAGATTCTGAACCCAAGTATTCCTTCAAGCCTAGCTCTACTAAAAGTGGGAGAGACAAGGGAAAGAGTTTCTCAACCAACAAGAAAGGGAAgtactcttcaaagaaagagtacgagGAAAAGAAGAAGGCCTTCGTGCTAAAAGGATAATGCTTCGTGTGCAAAGAATCACACCAAATGAAGGACTATCCCAAGTTAGGGACTTTGGTATCCATCGCCGAAGAATGAGAGACTAAATCGTAGGTGACTGAATGTGTTGGATCTGTCCAACTGATGAATACTGTAAATGGCAAAGAGGCAAGCTCTAtagaaaagaaaggcttgatgtatgtcaaaACTTTTATCAATGAAAAATCCGTCATGGATATGATCGACACTGGTGTTACACATAACTTCTTCACGCCTGATGAAGCAAAGAGTCTTAGGTTGAATATCACTAAAAAGAATGGCTAGTTTAAATCCAtgaataccaagggtgaaccTCTTAAGGGAATAGCAAAAAGGGTTGAGATGAGTCTTGGTTCTTGGATGGGACTTgtggatttctcagtagcacccatAAATGATTAGTCATCAAGTTCGATTTGCAAAGGAATGCAAATATAATACCTATAATATACTACGACATAGTATGTgtcatggagaaagggtctcAATGCATGGTCCCTACAATCTCTAAAGTTGAAGGACCACCGATGTTCTTTGCTATGCAATCCACGAAAGGGTTCAAGAAGAAACAAATTACATATTTAGCTCTATTACAAGAGTTAACACCTGAAAGAGAAgacttttgatgagcggatattttatacgctttttgacatcattttcatatagtttttgttatgttttatttaagttttattaatttttcataagttttagtgaaaaattcacattttggattctacttttagtttgtgtgtttttgtgcgatttcaggtatttttttgttgaaattgaggagttggagcataAGTCTGTTTCAGAGACAGataaagcactgcagatgctgttagaatctgacctctgtgcactcgaaggagattttctggagctacacaagCCTAAATGGCAATCtcttaacggctatggaaagctaacatctagggttTTCCAgagatatataatagttcatactttgcttcagaattgaaggccaaaaactggcgttcaacgccatccaCCAACCCTATTCTGGCATCCAACCCCCACAAGGAGGTGACCAGCGTCCAATGCCCAAAAGGGGgctcctagccagcgttcaacgcccctaaggAGTCCTGGCACGTGGATTACTCTTtttctcagcccaaacactcaccaagtgggccccataagtagaTTTTCGCACTAATAGACTAgtttatcatatttctgtaatccttagtcataaggttagtatatataggagaagatcacccttgtttaggatcttcttccacctttttcacattttacattgtactgtatgagccactaaacctcctaggttaatgTTAGGAGCTTTGCTAagttttatgaattaataaaagtattactgttctatctcaattagtgtttgattttattttaagatgtatcttcgttcttcaaccttatgaatgagttgaaccgtCACAAGTTATCTCTAATCTACATGGGTTCAGTgagcgtctttcatcggatattgctgaaccactagcttgattatacatctcttagacggctaatccacgacttcgttggggacttctcgagacatcagttcagccgaggtatggggagattagggtctttgtggtaaaagCTAGAACCAAGGCACAACATTCTCCGATccaaaagattcgaccttgtctgtggtattttgagtaggatcaccaagggaatgaactgcaggagcttcaccctcattcagactggatgcgcactaaacCTGGTGTTTAGCCTAGAGGAAGATTGGCGGCCTCTCAACCGACATTGATTCATAGTTGGAGTAGACAATAAGAAAggattgatccagaagaacaaagcatctctgaagTTTTAACCATCTTCTTGCCATTGAATTCACAACCactgagtaacgttatctttattttacttttatgcgcttaaacaactaaaaaaaatttctatccgcctgactaagatttaaaaaataaccactgtttgatccaagccgacaatctttgtggaatcgaccctgactcacctcaggtattacttggacgacccaatgcacttgctagtTTAGTTGTGTGAAGTTTAATTCTGCACACCAACGTTCCTCCAAAAATCAAGAAAGTGttttaagaaaataaagatgTGATGCCTCCTGAGTTGTCAAAGCAACTACCACTTAAGAGAAAGGTGGATCACAAGATTGAATTATAGCTAGGAGCGAAGTCGCCTACCTCAACGCCATATGGATGGCATCGCTAGAACTTAAGGagttgaagaagcaactcaaagATCTGttagatgatggattcatccgtCCATCGAAGACTGAGTTGGCAGCTATTTCCACTGTCGAGGGAGATATTATATGCATCATCAAAAAGGGCTACATCATGATCCATTAGCCAAGTTAGCTTGAGAAGGTAAGACAAAAAAATTTTGGCTAGAAAATAACCTTCTGTATACCAAAGGGAGAAGACTATGCATCCCTAAGTAGGAAAATCTAAGAAGCAAGTTAGTGAGAGAATGCCACAACACTAAGTGGGCTGGTCACCAAGGTCAACGAAGAACCTTGGCACTCATTGAATCTTCCTATTATATTGACCTCAAATAAGGGATGAAGTGGAGAGTTATGTGAAAacttgtcttgtgtgccaacaagataagattaaaaataaGGCACCAAGTGGATTGTTGGAACCTTTGCCTCTGCCAGAACGACCGTGGAAAagtgtctctctagattttaTTTCTGTCTTACCAAAGTTCGAGGGCTTTGGATCTATCCTTGTGGTAGTGGATCGATTTTCTAAGTATGCCACATTTATACCTGCCCCTACTGATTGCACTACAATGAAAGCAACTCAACTATTCTTTAAGAATGTATTGAAATATTGGGGATTGTCTTAGAGCATCATTAATGATCAAGATCCATACTTTACAGGGAGATTATGGATTGAGCTATTCAAACTCCTTGGATCGGAACTTCATTTTTCAATGAGTTTTCATCCTCAAACTGGAGAGTGAATGCCTTACTCGAGTGTTACTTGAGGCATTTTGTAAGCACTAATCAGAAAAATTAGACAAACCTTCTGGACATTGCTCAGTTCTCAAATAATTTGCAAAGAAGCGAGTCCACAAGGAAGAGTCCATTTGAGATTGTGACTAGACAACAGCCGCTTACACCAtattctctttcttcctcttactcaggaAAGAGTcctggagcttatcatatgattaagtcatgggaagaacaagcagatgtcaCTCATTCTTATCTCAATAAAGCTACAAAGAGGATGAACAAATAGACAGATAAGAACAACTTTTAGTCTAGTTGTCAAAATGACTACTCTACAAGTAATGTTAGCATTAGCATCGATAAAGAAATGGCATTTGAAACAGCTAGACGTCAATACTGTCTTCCTTCACAGAGATTTGGACAAGGAAGTTTATATGAGGATACCACCCAGTTTGGTTGTGTCACAACCAGGTTTGGTTTGTAAATTACAAAAGTCTCTATATGGACTTAAACAAGCAAGCAAATAATGGAACATTAAACTCACTCAGACTCTTGTTGATGCTGGTTATAAGCAATTTTTTTCATGATCATTCCCTTTTCATCAAGAAACAATCTGAAAGCTTCACTGCCATTCTAGTATATGTTGATGACTTGGTTTTAACCGGGGATGACATTAGCGAAATTAATTCCATCAAGCAAATTTTggatgacaaattcaaaataaaagatctTGAAGATCTCAAGTACTTCTTGGGAATGGAAATAGCACGCTCCAATTTTGGAATTCACATTTATCAGCGAAAATACGCCATGGACCTTCTCAAGAATTTTGGTTATCTAGATTGAAAGTCTCTATCCACTCC
This region of Arachis hypogaea cultivar Tifrunner chromosome 8, arahy.Tifrunner.gnm2.J5K5, whole genome shotgun sequence genomic DNA includes:
- the LOC112707332 gene encoding uncharacterized protein, translating into MILLNLGSLQAIAMKDCVLIFEYNRKGGQAFLESLLPRLNPKNCNGGPSMPFELEIWLQLAYSWMRFSEEIKAILGTTVKHKVLLVSNELFFLFKFIMRKTCILFAYVKFLFDLVMQQICSLVLGTPFYIHAIYIISLFSLY